One part of the Odontesthes bonariensis isolate fOdoBon6 chromosome 15, fOdoBon6.hap1, whole genome shotgun sequence genome encodes these proteins:
- the LOC142400393 gene encoding torsin-1A-interacting protein 2-like isoform X1: MAEEQQQKDFTRQHTEDLKEEKTQSGDESRPEDPAADVKQQLSEALPSTPATREAQDSVEDGDWDENKVMPLTKGSSSSGGDRTTNAEDISRVDNESHGDYNRELQSNEALDVEAEATSAVEDDSEANKAREANMPVVLDDKMDEQVDGPKAYLEESPATNDTNTEAEEDLLNASAPEEETYTQENTISESDEQRNHVETIHPTYEEVSEPAVPETTRIPGGSGGFLITVGLVVLVAILVQYFPKLESPPQKNDVRQVDIFLKQLEKVKTRFPGQRAELWNRSRIHLKRHLQTAQPTEPVSLILTAGLGAERTLFCLAQSLASTFSSALNASVLHIDGASKSSVDSDQVKLDIDSKLQGAFEGDKPVAVIHRFEELPPGSTLIFYRYCDHENAAYKKTFLIFTVLLGEEEEIPAEIHLSAVEEMVDDHLKKKFLSHDLPVSFDRMDLDKYGGLWSRISHLILPVAAEERIESEGC; this comes from the exons ATGGCAGAGGAACAGCAGCAAAAGGATTTCACCCGCCAGCACACAGAAG ATCTCAAGGAAGAAAAAACTCAGTCAGGTGATGAGTCCAGACCAGAGGATCCCGCCGCTGATGTAAAGCAGCAACTCTCCGAAG CTTTGCCATCTACACCTGCAACCAGGGAGGCTCAGGACTCAGTTGAAG ATGGCGATTGGGATGAAAACAAGGTGATGCCTCTTACAAAAGGATCATCTTCCTCAGGAGGTGACCGCACAACAAACGCAGAGGACATCAGTCGAGTTGATAATGAAAGTCATGGCGATTACAACAGAGAGTTGCAAAGTAATGAGGCGCTAGATGTGGAAGCTGAGGCAACTTCTG CAGTGGAAGACGACAGCGAGGCTAACAAAGCACGAGAAGCAAACATGCCAGTGGTACTGGATGACAAAATGGATGAGCAGGTAGATGGACCCAAAGCTTACCTTGAAGAATCGCCGGCCACTAATGACACCAACACTGAAGCTGAAGAAG ATTTGTTGAACGCCTCAGCTCCAGAAGAAGAGACGTACACACAGGAGAACACAATCTCTGAGTCAGATGAACAGAGAAATCATGTGGAAACTATTCACCCTACCTATGAAGAGGTCTCTGAACCAGCTGTTCCAGAGACTACTAGAATTCCTGGAG GGAGTGGAGGATTCTTGATAACCGTGGGTCTAGTGGTACTTGTTGCCATCTTGGTGCAGTATTTCCCCAAACTGGAATCTCCACCTCAGAAAAACGATGTGCGGCAGGTAGACATTTTCCTCAAGCAGTTGGAAAAGGTAAAGACTCGGTTTCCTGGCCAGCGGGCTGAGCTCTGGAACAGGAGCAGAATCCACCTAAAGAGGCACCTCCAGACGGCCCAGCCCACCGAGCCGGTGAGTCTGATCCTGACGGCAGGCCTCGGAGCTGAGAGGACGCTGTTCTGCCTCGCTCAGAGTCTGGCCTCCACCTTTTCCTCCGCCCTCAATGCCTCTGTCCTCCACATCGATGGGGCCAGCAAATCCAGCGTAGACAGCGACCAAGTCAAACTGGACATCGACAGCAAGCTACAGGGAGCTTTTGAAGGAGACAAACCTGTGGCTGTCATTCATCGCTTCGAAGAGCTGCCTCCAGGCTCCACGCTTATTTTCTATCGCTACTGTGACCACGAGAACGCCGCTTATAAGAAGACTTTTCTGATCTTCACAGTTCTGCTTGGTGAGGAAGAGGAGATCCCTGCAGAGATCCACTTGAGCGCCGTGGAGGAGATGGTGGACGACCACCTTAAGAAAAAGTTTCTCTCTCATGACTTACCCGTATCTTTCGACAGGATGGACCTTGATAAGTATGGTGGACTGTGGAGCCGCATTTCTCACCTCATCCTGCCTGTGGCAGCAGAGGAAAGAATTGAGAGCGAAGGATGCTAG
- the LOC142400393 gene encoding torsin-1A-interacting protein 2-like isoform X2, translated as MAEEQQQKDFTRQHTEDLKEEKTQSGDESRPEDPAADVKQQLSEALPSTPATREAQDSVEDGDWDENKVMPLTKGSSSSGGDRTTNAEDISRVDNESHGDYNRELQSNEALDVEAEATSVEDDSEANKAREANMPVVLDDKMDEQVDGPKAYLEESPATNDTNTEAEEDLLNASAPEEETYTQENTISESDEQRNHVETIHPTYEEVSEPAVPETTRIPGGSGGFLITVGLVVLVAILVQYFPKLESPPQKNDVRQVDIFLKQLEKVKTRFPGQRAELWNRSRIHLKRHLQTAQPTEPVSLILTAGLGAERTLFCLAQSLASTFSSALNASVLHIDGASKSSVDSDQVKLDIDSKLQGAFEGDKPVAVIHRFEELPPGSTLIFYRYCDHENAAYKKTFLIFTVLLGEEEEIPAEIHLSAVEEMVDDHLKKKFLSHDLPVSFDRMDLDKYGGLWSRISHLILPVAAEERIESEGC; from the exons ATGGCAGAGGAACAGCAGCAAAAGGATTTCACCCGCCAGCACACAGAAG ATCTCAAGGAAGAAAAAACTCAGTCAGGTGATGAGTCCAGACCAGAGGATCCCGCCGCTGATGTAAAGCAGCAACTCTCCGAAG CTTTGCCATCTACACCTGCAACCAGGGAGGCTCAGGACTCAGTTGAAG ATGGCGATTGGGATGAAAACAAGGTGATGCCTCTTACAAAAGGATCATCTTCCTCAGGAGGTGACCGCACAACAAACGCAGAGGACATCAGTCGAGTTGATAATGAAAGTCATGGCGATTACAACAGAGAGTTGCAAAGTAATGAGGCGCTAGATGTGGAAGCTGAGGCAACTTCTG TGGAAGACGACAGCGAGGCTAACAAAGCACGAGAAGCAAACATGCCAGTGGTACTGGATGACAAAATGGATGAGCAGGTAGATGGACCCAAAGCTTACCTTGAAGAATCGCCGGCCACTAATGACACCAACACTGAAGCTGAAGAAG ATTTGTTGAACGCCTCAGCTCCAGAAGAAGAGACGTACACACAGGAGAACACAATCTCTGAGTCAGATGAACAGAGAAATCATGTGGAAACTATTCACCCTACCTATGAAGAGGTCTCTGAACCAGCTGTTCCAGAGACTACTAGAATTCCTGGAG GGAGTGGAGGATTCTTGATAACCGTGGGTCTAGTGGTACTTGTTGCCATCTTGGTGCAGTATTTCCCCAAACTGGAATCTCCACCTCAGAAAAACGATGTGCGGCAGGTAGACATTTTCCTCAAGCAGTTGGAAAAGGTAAAGACTCGGTTTCCTGGCCAGCGGGCTGAGCTCTGGAACAGGAGCAGAATCCACCTAAAGAGGCACCTCCAGACGGCCCAGCCCACCGAGCCGGTGAGTCTGATCCTGACGGCAGGCCTCGGAGCTGAGAGGACGCTGTTCTGCCTCGCTCAGAGTCTGGCCTCCACCTTTTCCTCCGCCCTCAATGCCTCTGTCCTCCACATCGATGGGGCCAGCAAATCCAGCGTAGACAGCGACCAAGTCAAACTGGACATCGACAGCAAGCTACAGGGAGCTTTTGAAGGAGACAAACCTGTGGCTGTCATTCATCGCTTCGAAGAGCTGCCTCCAGGCTCCACGCTTATTTTCTATCGCTACTGTGACCACGAGAACGCCGCTTATAAGAAGACTTTTCTGATCTTCACAGTTCTGCTTGGTGAGGAAGAGGAGATCCCTGCAGAGATCCACTTGAGCGCCGTGGAGGAGATGGTGGACGACCACCTTAAGAAAAAGTTTCTCTCTCATGACTTACCCGTATCTTTCGACAGGATGGACCTTGATAAGTATGGTGGACTGTGGAGCCGCATTTCTCACCTCATCCTGCCTGTGGCAGCAGAGGAAAGAATTGAGAGCGAAGGATGCTAG
- the LOC142400393 gene encoding torsin-1A-interacting protein 2-like isoform X3, with the protein MAEEQQQKDFTRQHTEDLKEEKTQSGDESRPEDPAADVKQQLSEDGDWDENKVMPLTKGSSSSGGDRTTNAEDISRVDNESHGDYNRELQSNEALDVEAEATSAVEDDSEANKAREANMPVVLDDKMDEQVDGPKAYLEESPATNDTNTEAEEDLLNASAPEEETYTQENTISESDEQRNHVETIHPTYEEVSEPAVPETTRIPGGSGGFLITVGLVVLVAILVQYFPKLESPPQKNDVRQVDIFLKQLEKVKTRFPGQRAELWNRSRIHLKRHLQTAQPTEPVSLILTAGLGAERTLFCLAQSLASTFSSALNASVLHIDGASKSSVDSDQVKLDIDSKLQGAFEGDKPVAVIHRFEELPPGSTLIFYRYCDHENAAYKKTFLIFTVLLGEEEEIPAEIHLSAVEEMVDDHLKKKFLSHDLPVSFDRMDLDKYGGLWSRISHLILPVAAEERIESEGC; encoded by the exons ATGGCAGAGGAACAGCAGCAAAAGGATTTCACCCGCCAGCACACAGAAG ATCTCAAGGAAGAAAAAACTCAGTCAGGTGATGAGTCCAGACCAGAGGATCCCGCCGCTGATGTAAAGCAGCAACTCTCCGAAG ATGGCGATTGGGATGAAAACAAGGTGATGCCTCTTACAAAAGGATCATCTTCCTCAGGAGGTGACCGCACAACAAACGCAGAGGACATCAGTCGAGTTGATAATGAAAGTCATGGCGATTACAACAGAGAGTTGCAAAGTAATGAGGCGCTAGATGTGGAAGCTGAGGCAACTTCTG CAGTGGAAGACGACAGCGAGGCTAACAAAGCACGAGAAGCAAACATGCCAGTGGTACTGGATGACAAAATGGATGAGCAGGTAGATGGACCCAAAGCTTACCTTGAAGAATCGCCGGCCACTAATGACACCAACACTGAAGCTGAAGAAG ATTTGTTGAACGCCTCAGCTCCAGAAGAAGAGACGTACACACAGGAGAACACAATCTCTGAGTCAGATGAACAGAGAAATCATGTGGAAACTATTCACCCTACCTATGAAGAGGTCTCTGAACCAGCTGTTCCAGAGACTACTAGAATTCCTGGAG GGAGTGGAGGATTCTTGATAACCGTGGGTCTAGTGGTACTTGTTGCCATCTTGGTGCAGTATTTCCCCAAACTGGAATCTCCACCTCAGAAAAACGATGTGCGGCAGGTAGACATTTTCCTCAAGCAGTTGGAAAAGGTAAAGACTCGGTTTCCTGGCCAGCGGGCTGAGCTCTGGAACAGGAGCAGAATCCACCTAAAGAGGCACCTCCAGACGGCCCAGCCCACCGAGCCGGTGAGTCTGATCCTGACGGCAGGCCTCGGAGCTGAGAGGACGCTGTTCTGCCTCGCTCAGAGTCTGGCCTCCACCTTTTCCTCCGCCCTCAATGCCTCTGTCCTCCACATCGATGGGGCCAGCAAATCCAGCGTAGACAGCGACCAAGTCAAACTGGACATCGACAGCAAGCTACAGGGAGCTTTTGAAGGAGACAAACCTGTGGCTGTCATTCATCGCTTCGAAGAGCTGCCTCCAGGCTCCACGCTTATTTTCTATCGCTACTGTGACCACGAGAACGCCGCTTATAAGAAGACTTTTCTGATCTTCACAGTTCTGCTTGGTGAGGAAGAGGAGATCCCTGCAGAGATCCACTTGAGCGCCGTGGAGGAGATGGTGGACGACCACCTTAAGAAAAAGTTTCTCTCTCATGACTTACCCGTATCTTTCGACAGGATGGACCTTGATAAGTATGGTGGACTGTGGAGCCGCATTTCTCACCTCATCCTGCCTGTGGCAGCAGAGGAAAGAATTGAGAGCGAAGGATGCTAG